AGAAGGGCTCCTTTGCTGAGAAGCCGAAATCGTCTAACCGCCGCATCGAGTTTATAGGGGATTCCTTTACGGTGGGTTACGGCGTCGAGGCGAAAGGCCCCGAGGACGGCACCCCGTTCGAGAAGACGAATGCTTCCAAGAGCTATGCCTTCCTGCTGGCCGAAGGGTTCAAGGCCGACTACCAGGTGAATGCGGTGAGCGGCCGCGGGCTCGTGCGCAACTACGCGAACATCGTGCCGGAATGGACGCTCGAGACCTTGTACGACTACACGATGATGGGTGTGCCCGAACAGGACCCTGCTACCGAACGCTGGGATTTCGACAAGTTCCACCCGCAGGTCGTGGTCGTGTTCGTGGGGATCAATGATTTCCAGGGCGAACCCCCGTATGCGGATGCCGCGCAGTACAAGGCCGCCTACGCAAAGCTCCTGGATAGGCTGCGTTCGCTCCATCCGGGCGTAAAGTTCCTGCTCGTGTCTACCAAGACATGGCCGAATGACGCACTTACGCCCGTGGTCGAGGAGATCTACAAGGAGCAGGTGGCCGCCGGACATACCGACCTTTTGTATAAACTTGTTTACACTGAGAATACCGCACTGCACGGACACCCGAGCGAAATGTCCCAAAAGGAGCTTGCGAACACTTTAAGGCCCCTTGTAGGCCGTCTTGGAGGCTGGCTTTCCCGCTAGATTATCCGTAATAAGTTATTTTTTATTCGGGTGATTAGGAAGGAAAAGATTTTTTATGTCCAGGATTATGGAAAAAATATACGCTCTCTTCAGGATGAATATCCTGATATTCGTGTTGCTGGCTGCGACGGTTATAGCCCTTTTTGCATACCAGAACGGATTGGACGATATTGTCTTCTTGAATCTTTCCGATTACCCGTATGTAATTGCCGAGACTGACAGCGCTGACGGCGGTTCTTCTGCTGTGGCCATCACGCGTACCGATTCCTCTATCATTGTCGACTACGAACTCAAGGAAGGCTATGCCTACCCGTATGCCGGTGTCAAGATTTTGCTGGGGGACGGTAAGATCAAGGGGCGTGACTTCTCGAAGTACGACAGCATCTTTGTGTGGGTCAAGCCGCGCGGCGAGGGTACGGTGCGTATCTACTTCCGCGCCTACGACCCGGCGTTCTACCGCGACGGCGACGAGGGCTCGCTCAAGTTTAACGAAGTCGAGTTCTTCCCGCTCGAGGAGACTTACCCGGCTGTGTTCGTCCCGCAGGAATTCCGCGTGGCCAGCTGGTGGGTTGCCCAGAACGAGATTAGCGTGCACAAGGCCCGCGTAGACCTTTCGAACATCCCGCTCATTGAAATCCAAACGGGCACGAATGCTCCGCTTGGTTACGGTACCCTCGAAATCCGCGGGTTCTGCTTCAAGGGCAAGAAGATTGCGAAACTGGACCTCGTGACCATCCTGGTCGCTCTCTGGTTCGTGACGTTCCTCATTATTCTCGTAATCCGCTTCTTCGACTACAACCGCGAACGCGCCGCCAACCGCAAGAAGCAGGAGGAACTCGAGAAGTACCTCGAGGCCCTCGAGATCGAGAAGAGCGAATACGAGAAGTCCAGCCGTACCGACCCGCTTACGGGTTGTCTCAACCGTGCCGGCTTCGGTAGCGTGCTCCTGCGCGAACAGGAGAACCTGACCAAGAATGGCAGTCCGGTCTCGTTCGTGCTGCTCGATATCGACCATTTCAAGTATGTGAACGACACCTACGGCCACAATGTGGGCGACGAGGTGCTCGTGAACCTCACCAAGCTTATCCAGGGCAAGATCCGTAACAGCGACAGTCTGGTGCGCTGGGGTGGCGAAGAATTCGTTATCCTTTGCGGCGAGACTCCTATCCAGAACGCACAGTTCCTGGCCGAGAAGCTTCGCGTGGCAATCGAGAAGACCCAGCTGATTCCGCAGCAGCAGATTACCTGCTCCTTCGGTATTTCCGAGATGGTGCAGGGCGAAGACCCCAAGCGCCTGTTCGAGCGTGCGGACAAGGCGCTGTATGCCTCCAAGGAAGGCGGGCGCAACCGCGTGACGAGCGCGACCTACCGGCGCCAGCGCTAAGCCATGAAACCCTTCGTTCTTTTACTCCTGGTGGCGATGCTGCTCGTGTCGTGTGCCCGCAAGGAGCCCGAGGTCGATTTCAAGCCCATCCAGTTGGGGTGGTCCGCCCTCTCCGAGGCGGCGGAAAACCACCCGCAGAAGGATGCCTGCGTGATTGCAATCACGTCGTTCCTGATGCGCGACAAGCATGTCACGGGCTCGAAAATCGAGTCGCTCGACTACGTGGTGAGGTACGACGTCAAGGGCGAAAGCCTTGAATTTCAAGGAAATTGCGAAAATCCGGGATATAAGGACTCGGTCGAGTGCCACTGGACGGCGCTCTGTGCCGACGTAGAAAAAGTCGTTGTAAAATTTCACAACGGAGACTAGTTGGCGACAGTACCTTTTCGGGGGTTAGAGTTCTATTTTTAATCTGTTAGCCCACAATACTTTGCGGGTGTTCTTACGGGTTGAAATATAAGGATTTTATCTGTGAAGCCGATCTTTGAATATACAGACTATCGCGAATGGATTAGGGACGCTTTTGATGACTTCAAACAGCGTAAGACGGTCATTTCTTGGCGATACATGGCTATGAAGCTCGGTGCGGATCCGGGTAACCTGCTCCGCGTATCCCAAGGGAAGATCCACCTGACGCTTTCGCTCGTGAAGCCCATGGCCGAGTTCTTCGAACTCGACGAGAAGGAGACGGCCTACTGGACGGAGCTCGTGTGCTTCGGGCGCGCGAAGACCGACGCCGAGGCCCTGAACCATTACGAGAAGATGCAGATCTTGAAGGGAATCCCCCTCAAGAGGCTTGCGAAGAAGGAACTGGAGTTCTACAGGCACTGGTACTGCAACTCGATACGCTCGATTATCGGCATTTGCAGGTTCAAGGACGACTACGAGGGCCTTGCGGAGAGCTGTACGCCCCCTATTACGGTAGAAGAGGCGAAGAGTGCCGTAAAACTTTTGTATGATTTAAACATGATTTCGAAGGATCGGGACGGGTACTGGAAGGTGAACGACACCTTCGTGAGCACTGGTGGAAACTGGCGCTCCGAGGCCGTGCGTACATTCCAGAAGGAAACTATCCGACTCGCGGGCGAATCGCTGGAGCGCCATGCGCCTCCTCTGCGCGATATCAGCACCGTGACGATGACCTTCAATATGGACGACATCGCGCTCATCCGCGAGAAGATCAAGGAATTCCGTAGCGAACTCCTGCGTATGTCGCAGGAAGGCAACGGCGACGATACCGTGTTCCAGCTGAACGTGCAGCTGTTCCCGATTGGTTTTGCGAAGAAACTACAGGAGAAGGCAAAATGAAAAAGTTCCTTCTCCTAATACCGGTTGCGCTTGCGGCCTGGTTCTGTTCTTCGCCTACCAACGAGTACCCGTTGGACCTTGTGGGCGGACCCGGAAGCGAGACGACGAATGGACTTGCCCTTGTCGATGGCAGGCCTGCCTCCTATGCGACTGTTGCTTTGCGCAAGGCCGACTCCAGGGCGGACAAGGCTGTCGAGGAGAACGCCATTGTCGTGGCCGACACCTATGCCGACGAACAGGGCCGCTTCGACGTGAAGATCCCTGCCGACGGCAAGTACCGCCTCACGGTGGCGCACGATGGCGTGGCGTTTACGAAGATTGTTTCCCGCAGTGACTTTGCC
The sequence above is drawn from the Fibrobacter sp. UWR2 genome and encodes:
- a CDS encoding GDSL-type esterase/lipase family protein; this translates as MLSSDLESLYLNGRWSVQDSCLCASAPAVSVAFKAVTGEVTFDIEGEARFLFEVDGKPSKYFTVNARKKQKLATPKDNKPHAYRLIKVSESNPGKFCIYDIDLGKKGSFAEKPKSSNRRIEFIGDSFTVGYGVEAKGPEDGTPFEKTNASKSYAFLLAEGFKADYQVNAVSGRGLVRNYANIVPEWTLETLYDYTMMGVPEQDPATERWDFDKFHPQVVVVFVGINDFQGEPPYADAAQYKAAYAKLLDRLRSLHPGVKFLLVSTKTWPNDALTPVVEEIYKEQVAAGHTDLLYKLVYTENTALHGHPSEMSQKELANTLRPLVGRLGGWLSR
- a CDS encoding TIGR02147 family protein encodes the protein MKPIFEYTDYREWIRDAFDDFKQRKTVISWRYMAMKLGADPGNLLRVSQGKIHLTLSLVKPMAEFFELDEKETAYWTELVCFGRAKTDAEALNHYEKMQILKGIPLKRLAKKELEFYRHWYCNSIRSIIGICRFKDDYEGLAESCTPPITVEEAKSAVKLLYDLNMISKDRDGYWKVNDTFVSTGGNWRSEAVRTFQKETIRLAGESLERHAPPLRDISTVTMTFNMDDIALIREKIKEFRSELLRMSQEGNGDDTVFQLNVQLFPIGFAKKLQEKAK
- a CDS encoding GGDEF domain-containing protein, yielding MEKIYALFRMNILIFVLLAATVIALFAYQNGLDDIVFLNLSDYPYVIAETDSADGGSSAVAITRTDSSIIVDYELKEGYAYPYAGVKILLGDGKIKGRDFSKYDSIFVWVKPRGEGTVRIYFRAYDPAFYRDGDEGSLKFNEVEFFPLEETYPAVFVPQEFRVASWWVAQNEISVHKARVDLSNIPLIEIQTGTNAPLGYGTLEIRGFCFKGKKIAKLDLVTILVALWFVTFLIILVIRFFDYNRERAANRKKQEELEKYLEALEIEKSEYEKSSRTDPLTGCLNRAGFGSVLLREQENLTKNGSPVSFVLLDIDHFKYVNDTYGHNVGDEVLVNLTKLIQGKIRNSDSLVRWGGEEFVILCGETPIQNAQFLAEKLRVAIEKTQLIPQQQITCSFGISEMVQGEDPKRLFERADKALYASKEGGRNRVTSATYRRQR